The Clostridium sp. AWRP genome has a window encoding:
- a CDS encoding pyridoxamine 5'-phosphate oxidase family protein, with the protein MNEVVKFLKENPVQYFATVGLDGKPKVRPFQFMLEKEGKLYFCTNNKKDVFAQLQKCPYIEISTSSPKFAWIRLNGKVVFSNDMETKKAIIENSSLVKSLYKSAENPIFEIFYLKDAKAVIANFSGNPPKEYTL; encoded by the coding sequence ATGAACGAAGTAGTAAAATTTTTAAAAGAAAATCCAGTGCAATATTTTGCAACTGTAGGATTAGACGGTAAACCAAAAGTACGTCCTTTCCAATTTATGCTTGAGAAAGAAGGGAAACTATATTTCTGCACAAACAATAAAAAAGACGTTTTTGCCCAACTTCAAAAATGTCCCTATATTGAAATTTCAACATCAAGTCCAAAATTTGCATGGATAAGATTAAATGGTAAAGTTGTATTTTCAAATGATATGGAAACTAAAAAAGCTATTATAGAGAACAGTAGTCTAGTGAAATCACTTTACAAGTCAGCAGAAAACCCAATTTTTGAAATTTTTTATCTTAAAGATGCAAAAGCTGTAATAGCCAATTTTTCAGGTAATCCACCTAAAGAGTATACTCTTTAA
- a CDS encoding sugar kinase: MVRLTENKIVIIKRKTGLEELIARYNTIEQAKFYIEHLGSDFSDYITEDKIYKQAVSKAQSQLEGLGRTQIVDRDFVPNFIFGGNDLVVVIGQDGLVANTLKYLSNQLLIGVNPDSSRWDGVLLPFKVDDLKLVVKDVFNVKRQVKEVSMAKAALNDGQSIYAVNDLFIGQKSHVSARYNIKLGKDEEHQSSSGVIVSTGLGSTGWLKSILTGAINIINNTSNSDLKIKQKNNPAWDIDYLYFSVREPFPSRTTKADIVFGKIKKGSQLKISSQMPENGVIFSDGIESDYLKFNSGIEATITLAEKKGHLVI, translated from the coding sequence ATGGTAAGATTAACTGAAAATAAGATAGTTATAATAAAGAGGAAGACAGGCCTTGAAGAATTAATTGCAAGATATAATACAATTGAACAGGCAAAGTTTTATATCGAACATCTTGGAAGTGACTTTTCAGATTATATCACTGAAGATAAAATTTATAAACAAGCTGTATCTAAAGCTCAAAGTCAACTTGAAGGATTAGGCAGAACTCAAATTGTGGATAGGGATTTTGTACCTAACTTTATATTTGGGGGTAATGATTTAGTGGTAGTTATAGGACAAGATGGTCTTGTGGCAAATACTTTAAAGTATCTTTCAAATCAGCTTTTAATTGGTGTAAATCCTGATTCTTCAAGGTGGGATGGAGTGCTTCTTCCATTTAAAGTTGATGATCTTAAATTGGTTGTTAAAGATGTCTTTAATGTAAAAAGACAAGTTAAAGAAGTTTCCATGGCAAAAGCAGCTTTAAATGATGGACAGAGTATTTATGCTGTAAATGACTTGTTCATAGGACAAAAAAGTCATGTATCTGCTAGGTACAATATAAAGTTAGGCAAAGATGAAGAACATCAATCTTCAAGTGGAGTTATTGTATCTACTGGTCTTGGTTCAACAGGATGGCTCAAAAGTATACTTACAGGTGCTATAAATATTATAAATAATACATCTAATTCAGATCTTAAAATCAAGCAAAAAAATAATCCAGCTTGGGACATTGATTATTTGTACTTTTCTGTACGTGAGCCTTTCCCAAGTAGAACTACAAAAGCAGATATAGTTTTTGGAAAAATTAAAAAAGGATCTCAACTAAAGATATCATCTCAAATGCCTGAAAATGGAGTCATATTCAGTGATGGCATTGAAAGTGACTACCTTAAATTTAACTCTGGTATAGAAGCCACAATCACACTTGCTGAAAAAAAGGGACATCTAGTTATATGA
- a CDS encoding SPFH domain-containing protein encodes MFGFKFIKFQPSEYVLKYRNGKIVREGAGISFYYYVPTTSIVLVPVGSVDSPFIFEEVTSDFQTVTVQGQVTFRIVDQKKIAGVLNYTLDMKKGKGYVSDDPKKLPQRVINIVRVLTKKTIENLELKDAIKSSEILASEILSKIKKSEEIELLGIEILGLSILNIVPNKETARALEAQTREKILKKADEAIYERRNASIEQERRVKENEYNTEIAVENKKKQVRETQLEAERTFQQKQNELKQEKMNFETALEEKKRALVDISVKNSKVRADAKAYELSAVMKSLEGIDSNIIQSLASIGMQPNKLAALALQELAENAGKIGQLNISPDLFQEILKGRN; translated from the coding sequence ATGTTTGGATTTAAATTTATAAAATTTCAACCAAGTGAGTATGTATTAAAGTATAGGAATGGTAAAATTGTAAGGGAAGGTGCTGGAATATCATTTTATTATTATGTTCCAACCACTTCAATTGTTCTTGTCCCTGTTGGAAGTGTGGATTCACCTTTTATTTTTGAAGAAGTTACTTCAGATTTTCAAACGGTTACGGTTCAAGGACAGGTTACTTTTAGAATTGTCGACCAAAAGAAAATTGCAGGAGTTTTAAATTATACACTTGATATGAAGAAAGGAAAGGGCTATGTTTCCGATGATCCTAAAAAACTTCCACAGAGGGTAATAAATATTGTAAGGGTGCTAACTAAAAAGACAATTGAAAATTTGGAGCTCAAGGATGCTATTAAATCAAGTGAAATACTTGCAAGTGAGATATTGAGTAAGATTAAAAAAAGTGAGGAGATAGAACTTCTTGGAATTGAAATACTTGGACTTTCAATATTAAATATTGTTCCAAATAAAGAAACTGCAAGGGCATTAGAAGCTCAGACAAGAGAGAAAATCTTGAAGAAAGCAGATGAAGCTATTTATGAGAGAAGAAATGCTTCAATTGAGCAGGAAAGACGTGTAAAGGAAAATGAATACAATACGGAGATAGCAGTTGAAAACAAGAAAAAACAAGTTAGAGAAACACAACTTGAAGCAGAGAGGACTTTCCAGCAAAAGCAAAATGAACTCAAACAAGAAAAGATGAATTTTGAAACTGCACTTGAAGAAAAAAAGAGAGCACTTGTTGACATCTCTGTAAAAAATTCAAAAGTTAGAGCTGATGCAAAAGCTTATGAGTTGTCAGCTGTTATGAAGTCGCTAGAAGGAATAGATTCTAATATAATACAATCTCTTGCAAGTATTGGAATGCAGCCAAATAAATTAGCAGCACTTGCCCTTCAAGAACTAGCAGAGAATGCAGGAAAAATTGGACAGCTTAATATATCACCTGATCTTTTTCAAGAAATACTTAAAGGGAGAAATTAG
- a CDS encoding APC family permease yields the protein MEAKLEKRYGLITAIAMVIGIVIGSGVFFKAEKVLTATGGNLTLGILAWVIGGIIMISCAYTFAVMATKYQYVNGVVDYAEATLGKKYAYYVGWFMALIYYPTLTSVLAWISARYTCVLLGFSITGGECMTIAGVYLIASFALNSLSPILAGKFQVSTTIIKLIPLALMAVIGTVVGVGNGMIAYNFTTVVKEVNTSNALFTAVVATAFAYEGWIIATSINAELKDAKKNLPLALVGGTFVIMIIYILYYVGLAGAVTNKVMMAGGEAGAKLAFQTVFSSVGGSLLFVFVIISCLGTLNGLMLGCTRGIYSLAARNIGPKPDVFKQVDNVTNMPTNSSVFGLLLCGIWLLYFYGANLTKPWFGFFSFDSSELPIVTIYALYIPIFIMMMKKEKDLNPFKRFIAPIISLAGCVFMIIAACFSHKMEVAAYLIVFAVVMIFGAMFCKEKIEE from the coding sequence ATGGAAGCAAAGTTAGAAAAAAGGTATGGCCTTATTACTGCTATAGCCATGGTCATCGGAATTGTTATAGGTAGTGGTGTATTTTTTAAAGCAGAAAAAGTTTTAACTGCAACAGGTGGAAATCTTACACTTGGTATACTGGCCTGGGTTATAGGTGGTATTATTATGATTTCTTGTGCCTATACTTTTGCGGTAATGGCAACTAAGTATCAGTATGTAAACGGTGTAGTAGATTATGCAGAAGCTACTTTGGGAAAAAAGTATGCATATTATGTTGGGTGGTTTATGGCACTCATTTACTATCCAACATTGACGTCAGTATTAGCATGGATTTCGGCTAGATATACTTGTGTATTACTTGGATTCTCAATTACAGGTGGAGAGTGTATGACTATTGCAGGCGTATATTTGATAGCAAGTTTTGCGTTAAATTCACTGTCACCAATTTTAGCAGGTAAATTTCAAGTTAGTACAACCATTATAAAACTTATTCCACTAGCTTTAATGGCTGTAATTGGAACAGTTGTGGGTGTGGGTAATGGTATGATTGCATATAATTTTACAACGGTAGTAAAAGAAGTTAATACTTCTAATGCACTGTTTACAGCTGTTGTTGCTACAGCTTTTGCTTATGAAGGATGGATCATTGCTACAAGTATTAATGCAGAGTTAAAAGATGCAAAGAAAAATCTTCCATTGGCGCTTGTTGGAGGAACTTTTGTAATTATGATTATTTACATACTCTATTATGTAGGACTAGCTGGAGCAGTAACAAATAAGGTTATGATGGCTGGCGGTGAAGCAGGAGCTAAATTGGCTTTCCAAACAGTTTTTTCATCAGTAGGTGGTTCACTGCTGTTTGTATTTGTTATCATTTCCTGCCTTGGAACTTTAAATGGATTAATGCTGGGATGTACTCGAGGTATTTATTCTTTAGCAGCAAGGAATATTGGACCAAAACCAGATGTATTTAAGCAAGTTGATAATGTGACAAATATGCCTACTAATTCATCTGTATTTGGACTGCTTCTTTGTGGTATATGGTTATTATACTTTTATGGTGCTAACTTAACAAAACCTTGGTTTGGATTTTTCTCTTTTGATTCTTCTGAATTACCTATAGTTACTATCTATGCATTATACATTCCTATTTTTATTATGATGATGAAAAAGGAAAAGGATTTAAACCCATTTAAGAGATTTATAGCACCTATTATTTCCTTAGCTGGATGTGTTTTTATGATAATTGCTGCTTGCTTTTCTCATAAAATGGAAGTCGCTGCATATCTGATTGTCTTTGCAGTTGTAATGATTTTTGGAGCTATGTTTTGTAAAGAAAAAATTGAGGAATAA
- the metA gene encoding homoserine O-succinyltransferase, translated as MPINIPNDLPASKTLKAENIFVMNERRALKQDIRPLNIVILNLMPVKTVTEVQLLRLLSNSPIQIDITLIYPKSHRSRNTSEQYLLKYYETFDEIKDRKFDGMIITGAPVEKLKFEDVDYWDELTEIMDWSKKNVYSTLHICWGSQAGLYHHFGIPKYTLDKKMFGIFPHIINEENTQLLRGFDDIFYAPHSRHTCVKKGDIEKVPELEILSESKDAGVYILSTKGGRQIFVTGHPEYDTLTLKSEYDRDVAANLPIEIPKNYFPYNDTTKQPRATWKSHANLLFINWLNYYVYQETPYNLDSLQ; from the coding sequence ATGCCAATAAATATACCTAACGATCTTCCAGCCTCTAAAACGCTGAAGGCTGAAAACATATTTGTAATGAATGAAAGGCGTGCATTAAAACAAGATATAAGGCCTCTTAATATAGTCATATTGAATCTAATGCCGGTTAAAACCGTTACGGAAGTACAACTTTTAAGGTTGCTTAGTAACTCCCCTATTCAAATTGATATAACATTGATATATCCTAAATCCCACAGATCAAGAAATACTTCAGAACAATATCTTCTCAAGTATTATGAAACTTTTGATGAAATAAAAGATAGAAAATTTGATGGCATGATAATAACAGGAGCACCTGTTGAAAAACTGAAATTTGAAGATGTTGACTATTGGGATGAATTAACTGAAATAATGGACTGGAGTAAAAAAAATGTATATTCAACTTTACACATATGTTGGGGTTCTCAGGCTGGACTTTACCACCATTTTGGTATTCCAAAATATACTTTAGATAAAAAAATGTTTGGTATTTTTCCACATATAATAAATGAAGAAAATACACAGTTGCTTAGAGGATTTGACGATATATTTTACGCACCTCATTCAAGACATACCTGTGTAAAAAAAGGAGATATTGAAAAAGTACCTGAATTGGAAATACTTTCAGAATCAAAAGATGCCGGAGTCTATATACTTTCAACAAAAGGCGGACGTCAAATTTTTGTAACAGGTCATCCTGAATATGATACCTTAACATTAAAATCAGAATATGATAGAGACGTAGCAGCTAATTTGCCCATAGAGATTCCCAAAAATTATTTTCCTTATAATGATACAACCAAACAACCTAGAGCAACTTGGAAAAGTCATGCCAACCTTTTATTTATAAACTGGCTGAATTACTATGTATATCAAGAGACACCTTATAATTTGGATAGTCTTCAATAA
- a CDS encoding ISNCY family transposase, with product MNENAKYNIIKKLVESNGNKQRAAVQINCTVRHINRMIKGYKEQGKAFFIHGNRGKKPVHALDNSTKQTIVDLYRTKYEGTNLTHFSELLKEFEGIKVSSNTIRSILLQEFILSPKAKRSSKKALYTKLKDMQKSTKSKKQASVIQSSILAIEDAHPRRPRCAYFGEMLQMDASLHPWFGGEKSQLHIAVDDATGAIVGAYFDVQETLNGYYHVLEQILKTYGIPYMFYTDRRTVFEYKQKKSPSIEEDTFTQFGYACKQLGIEIKTSSIPQAKGRVERMFQTLQSRLPIELRLAGISTIEQANEFLNSYIKKFNARFALPVDNIKSVFETQPDIEKINLILGVLASRKVDNGSCVKYNKGYYLPVDANGHPVYYHKGTCGIVIKAFNNDLYFCANEKVYALELLPDHVPSSKNFDLAKTSKTPKKHYIPPMSHPWKQASFEHYCNKQAHRQKENIA from the coding sequence ATGAATGAGAATGCAAAATATAACATAATCAAGAAATTAGTAGAGAGCAATGGTAACAAGCAAAGAGCTGCTGTACAGATTAACTGTACTGTTAGGCACATTAACAGAATGATTAAAGGGTATAAAGAGCAGGGAAAAGCCTTTTTTATACATGGAAATCGTGGTAAAAAACCTGTCCATGCTTTAGATAATTCTACAAAACAGACTATTGTTGACTTATATCGAACAAAATATGAAGGCACCAATTTAACTCATTTTTCAGAACTCTTAAAAGAATTTGAAGGAATCAAAGTTTCATCAAACACTATACGTTCCATCCTTTTGCAGGAATTCATCCTGTCTCCTAAGGCAAAACGTTCTTCTAAGAAGGCTCTATACACTAAACTTAAAGATATGCAAAAATCTACAAAGTCAAAAAAGCAGGCTAGTGTTATTCAAAGTTCTATTCTTGCTATCGAAGATGCTCATCCTAGGCGTCCGAGATGTGCCTACTTTGGAGAAATGCTTCAGATGGATGCTTCTCTTCATCCTTGGTTTGGTGGAGAAAAAAGTCAGCTTCATATAGCTGTAGATGATGCCACAGGTGCTATTGTAGGTGCTTATTTCGATGTTCAAGAAACGCTAAATGGATATTACCATGTACTTGAGCAAATATTGAAAACCTATGGTATTCCTTATATGTTTTACACCGATAGGCGTACAGTTTTTGAGTATAAACAAAAGAAATCCCCTTCTATCGAAGAGGACACTTTTACCCAATTCGGTTATGCCTGCAAGCAGTTAGGAATTGAGATTAAAACCAGCAGCATTCCACAAGCCAAGGGGCGTGTGGAACGAATGTTTCAAACACTGCAATCACGACTTCCTATCGAATTGCGTTTAGCTGGTATAAGCACGATTGAGCAGGCAAATGAATTTTTAAACTCCTACATAAAAAAATTCAATGCTCGATTTGCTTTACCTGTTGATAATATCAAATCTGTATTCGAAACGCAACCTGATATTGAGAAAATCAATTTAATTCTTGGTGTACTTGCTAGTAGGAAAGTAGACAATGGGAGTTGTGTAAAATACAATAAAGGATATTATCTTCCAGTAGATGCTAATGGTCACCCAGTATATTACCATAAAGGTACCTGCGGTATAGTAATAAAGGCATTTAACAATGATCTATATTTTTGTGCAAACGAAAAAGTTTATGCACTTGAATTGCTTCCGGATCATGTTCCTTCATCAAAAAATTTTGATCTTGCGAAGACCTCAAAAACTCCAAAGAAACACTATATACCGCCGATGAGTCACCCATGGAAGCAGGCTTCATTTGAACATTATTGCAATAAGCAGGCTCATAGACAAAAAGAAAACATAGCTTAA